The Actinocatenispora sera genome has a window encoding:
- a CDS encoding epoxide hydrolase family protein: protein MGSRRFVLRVPDAELDELRRRVRGTRWATPVPGAGWTAGTDPAELRRLADRWADGYDWRAREAAINELPGFVTDIAGADVHYLRFDAERPDALPLMLTHGWPSTVLELVELARRLSAPSEHGGSAADAYTVIVPALPGFPFSAPRPTFPSDLPTHELWHRLMHDELGFGRYGAHGGDLGAGVTSRLGEAYPESVVGIHLLAVSPPTGVADDDLDPDEREYLASVARWTATEGGYQHEQQTRPMSLAPALADSPVGLLAWIVEKYRAWSDSHGELASRFDDDFVLTQASLYWYGNAISSSFRPYHEFGRGLVPPVRRVEVPTAVAVFPADLSRPPRRWAERVYRVERYTEMPRGGHFAAYEEPALLAADLAAFFRGRR from the coding sequence ATGGGATCCCGGCGGTTCGTACTCCGGGTGCCGGACGCGGAGCTCGACGAGCTGCGCCGACGGGTTCGCGGTACCCGGTGGGCGACGCCGGTGCCCGGTGCCGGCTGGACGGCGGGTACCGATCCGGCCGAGCTGCGGCGCCTCGCCGATCGCTGGGCCGACGGGTACGACTGGCGGGCGCGGGAGGCGGCGATCAACGAGCTGCCCGGATTCGTCACCGACATCGCCGGCGCCGACGTGCACTACCTGCGCTTCGACGCCGAACGCCCGGACGCGTTGCCGCTGATGCTGACGCACGGCTGGCCGAGCACCGTGCTGGAGCTGGTCGAGCTGGCCCGCCGGCTGTCGGCGCCGAGCGAGCACGGTGGCAGCGCGGCGGACGCGTACACGGTGATCGTGCCGGCGCTGCCCGGCTTCCCGTTCTCGGCGCCGCGCCCGACGTTCCCGTCCGACCTGCCGACGCACGAGCTGTGGCACCGGCTGATGCACGACGAGCTCGGCTTCGGCCGGTACGGCGCGCACGGTGGCGACCTCGGCGCCGGGGTCACGTCCCGGCTCGGCGAGGCGTACCCGGAGTCGGTTGTCGGGATCCACCTGCTCGCGGTGTCGCCGCCGACCGGGGTGGCCGACGACGACCTCGATCCAGACGAGCGCGAGTACCTGGCGTCGGTCGCGCGGTGGACCGCGACGGAAGGCGGCTACCAGCACGAACAGCAGACCCGGCCGATGTCGCTCGCACCCGCGCTGGCCGACTCGCCGGTCGGGCTGCTCGCCTGGATCGTGGAGAAGTACCGGGCCTGGAGCGACAGCCACGGCGAACTCGCCAGCCGGTTCGACGACGACTTCGTGCTCACCCAGGCCTCGCTCTACTGGTACGGCAACGCGATCTCGTCGTCGTTCCGGCCGTACCACGAGTTCGGCCGCGGCCTGGTCCCGCCGGTCCGCCGGGTCGAGGTGCCGACCGCGGTGGCGGTGTTCCCCGCCGATCTGAGCCGCCCGCCGCGCCGCTGGGCCGAGCGCGTCTACCGGGTCGAGCGGTACACCGAGATGCCGCGCGGCGGCCACTTCGCCGCGTACGAGGAGCCGGCGCTGCTCGCCGCCGACCTGGCCGCCTTCTTCCGCGGCCGCCGCTGA
- a CDS encoding PrsW family intramembrane metalloprotease, which translates to MGTGGHPFGPPVVAVLDAPKRGRFDWVRLWKMTGVIAPIVVGALVLILAVGTNIGPKAFAIGLAVAVIPVPFLVGCFLWLDRYEPEPWKYLAFVFGWGACVATSAALGVNTLGSYLFEQAGMSGNADAVLVAPFIEETMKALGPVLLLYFFHRKKRQPINVVDGIIYFGLSATGFAMAENILYLGGIYVTGSKEGGAVTGALMVVMLFVVRIGISGFAHPLFTSMTGIGFGLAARARDRRVRYLAPLAGWFAAMSLHSTWNLISTLGPQALLTGYAVVMAPIFFAAVGVALWARGRQGRQMARMLRPYVPAGWLSPPELAALATMTRRMAARRWAKRVAGPQGARAMEEYQFALSTLALARDSALAGFGADTFAERERELLTKAIGLRQVFTGRDRTVPPAFWDGVNYHIRFPDGTVRQLPPPQRPVVPVPVLTGYPHPGQGWW; encoded by the coding sequence GTGGGGACCGGCGGGCACCCGTTCGGGCCGCCGGTGGTGGCGGTGCTGGACGCCCCGAAGCGTGGCCGGTTCGACTGGGTACGGCTCTGGAAGATGACCGGCGTGATCGCGCCGATCGTGGTCGGCGCGCTGGTGCTGATCCTCGCCGTGGGTACCAACATCGGGCCGAAGGCGTTCGCGATCGGGCTGGCCGTGGCCGTCATCCCGGTTCCGTTCCTGGTCGGCTGCTTCCTGTGGCTGGACCGGTACGAACCGGAGCCGTGGAAGTACCTCGCGTTCGTGTTCGGCTGGGGCGCCTGCGTCGCCACCTCGGCGGCGCTCGGCGTGAACACGCTCGGGTCGTACCTGTTCGAGCAGGCCGGGATGTCCGGCAACGCCGACGCCGTGCTCGTCGCGCCGTTCATCGAGGAGACGATGAAGGCGCTCGGCCCGGTACTGCTGCTGTACTTCTTCCATCGCAAGAAGCGGCAGCCGATCAATGTGGTCGACGGGATCATCTACTTCGGCCTGTCCGCGACCGGGTTCGCGATGGCGGAGAACATCCTCTACCTCGGCGGCATCTACGTGACCGGTTCGAAGGAGGGCGGCGCGGTCACCGGCGCGCTGATGGTGGTGATGCTGTTCGTGGTGCGGATCGGCATCTCCGGCTTCGCGCACCCGCTGTTCACCTCGATGACCGGCATCGGCTTCGGTCTCGCCGCCCGGGCCCGGGACAGGCGGGTGCGCTACCTCGCGCCGCTGGCCGGCTGGTTCGCCGCGATGAGCCTGCACTCCACCTGGAACCTCATCTCCACGCTCGGGCCGCAGGCGCTGCTCACCGGGTACGCCGTGGTGATGGCGCCGATCTTCTTCGCCGCGGTGGGTGTCGCGCTGTGGGCGCGCGGCCGGCAGGGGCGGCAGATGGCCCGGATGCTCCGCCCGTACGTACCGGCCGGGTGGCTGTCGCCGCCGGAGCTGGCGGCGCTGGCCACGATGACCCGGCGGATGGCGGCCCGGCGCTGGGCGAAGCGGGTCGCCGGGCCGCAGGGCGCCCGGGCGATGGAGGAGTACCAGTTCGCGCTGTCCACGCTGGCGCTCGCCCGGGACTCGGCGCTGGCCGGCTTCGGCGCCGACACGTTCGCCGAGCGGGAACGCGAGCTGCTGACCAAGGCGATCGGGCTGCGCCAGGTCTTCACCGGCCGGGACCGGACCGTACCGCCGGCGTTCTGGGACGGGGTGAACTACCACATCCGGTTCCCCGACGGCACGGTCCGCCAGCTCCCCCCGCCGCAGCGCCCGGTCGTCCCGGTGCCGGTGCTCACCGGCTACCCCCATCCCGGCCAGGGCTGGTGGTGA
- a CDS encoding RNA polymerase sigma factor SigF, with protein MSIPTTLTHPSNVDSVPRQRTAHRGNDETGRMLLTRLYDLPARHPDRDRIRDRVIEWYLPLARHLASKFSGRGESHDDLVQVATIGLIKSVDGYDPDRGVEFTSYAVPTISGELKRHFRDKGWTVRVPRRLQELKLSLANATGPLAQRLGRSPTVADLAEHLGISEDEVIEGLDSGNAYNAVSLSTPVGAGDAAATEVQDLLGADDPGLATVEDRAALRPLLAALPERERTIVVLRFFGNLTQSQIAERVGISQMHVSRLLSRSLASLRESMAGAEAA; from the coding sequence ATGTCCATCCCGACCACCCTCACCCACCCCTCGAACGTGGACAGCGTGCCGCGACAGCGCACCGCCCATCGCGGGAACGACGAGACCGGCCGGATGCTGCTGACCCGGCTGTACGATCTGCCCGCCCGGCACCCCGACCGGGACCGGATCCGCGATCGTGTCATCGAGTGGTACCTGCCGCTCGCCCGGCACCTCGCCAGCAAGTTCTCCGGCCGCGGCGAGTCGCACGACGACCTCGTCCAGGTCGCGACCATCGGACTGATCAAGTCGGTCGACGGGTACGACCCGGACCGCGGCGTCGAGTTCACCAGCTATGCGGTACCGACGATCAGCGGTGAGCTGAAGCGCCACTTCCGTGACAAGGGCTGGACGGTCCGGGTGCCGCGCCGGCTGCAGGAACTGAAGCTGTCCCTCGCCAACGCCACCGGCCCGCTGGCGCAACGGCTGGGCCGCTCGCCCACGGTCGCCGACCTGGCCGAGCACCTCGGTATCTCGGAGGACGAGGTGATCGAGGGCCTCGACTCGGGCAACGCGTACAACGCGGTCTCGCTGTCCACCCCGGTCGGGGCCGGCGACGCCGCCGCGACCGAGGTACAGGACCTGCTCGGTGCGGACGACCCGGGTCTCGCGACGGTCGAGGACCGGGCCGCGCTGCGGCCGCTGCTCGCCGCGCTGCCCGAGCGGGAGCGCACCATCGTGGTGCTGCGCTTCTTCGGCAACCTCACCCAGTCGCAGATCGCCGAGCGGGTCGGTATCTCGCAGATGCACGTGTCCCGGCTGCTGTCCCGGTCGCTCGCCAGCCTGCGCGAGTCGATGGCCGGCGCCGAGGCTGCCTGA
- a CDS encoding ABC transporter permease translates to MLRATLAGLRAHKLRLVLTAAAIVLGVGFVTGTLTYADTAKAALYQRFAGSAAGVDVDVRGTGSDHRLPGSALSAIESVPGVQAAAGRASESVPVLAPNGRPITNFGVAGKGVNAIRDRGLRPYEVHSGRLPSGDGEVAIDRDTATRYRFRVGGPITVVDPHQHRHRLVLTGIVEMDTGTGSSDGSTVVLTDRALDRYSGHTGYRQIVAHAAPGVSEQQLTARVNAAIRLPHTEVISGSTLRTELANDAISSVAVFSTALLVFALVALVVAAFVIHNTFTILLAQRRRELALLRCVGASRRQVFGSVLGESALVGLASSALGVLFGFALAYAMAAALSALGLALPATGSLVVAPRTVLVGIGTGLLVTLAAALLPAISATRIAPIAALRAPAENPSRNRTVVRIVAAALLAAVGGALTVLGVTATPAGTDENTTGMLLVVGGGLIVFLGLIVLAPLYLAPVIAVVGYLPGRLLGPATRLAGRNARRNPGRVAATSTPLMIGVALMTIFSVALATVRASADAEMSRSFPADYLLSGVQAEPGSGVPAAAVAALRGRPELAGITALHSTRSTVAGSRTTVAALEPGADLRPETTAGSLARLHAGTVALHQAAARRLGRHVGDTVTVGAHRYRIVALYTGSMIGSALLSWPDFRTAYGTHPAQAVYVRARSGVSAADSRAAVDAALRRYPLVDVSSMAETRQRLSSSIDQLLGVFAALLGISVLIALFGIANTLSLSVFERSRESALLRALGLTRGQLRGMLLAEAILIAVVGALVGIAFGIGYGIAAARAAMTGFAGGVQIPVGQVLLYLALAALAGLVAAVLPARRAARTSLTAAMAED, encoded by the coding sequence ATGCTGAGGGCGACGCTTGCGGGGCTTCGGGCACACAAGCTGCGGCTGGTGCTGACCGCGGCGGCCATCGTGCTCGGGGTCGGCTTCGTCACGGGCACGCTCACCTACGCCGACACCGCGAAAGCGGCGCTGTACCAGCGGTTCGCCGGGTCGGCCGCCGGCGTCGACGTCGACGTACGCGGCACCGGCAGCGACCACCGGCTGCCCGGATCCGCGCTGTCCGCGATCGAGTCCGTGCCCGGGGTGCAGGCCGCGGCCGGCCGGGCCAGCGAGAGCGTGCCGGTCCTCGCTCCGAACGGCCGCCCGATCACGAACTTCGGCGTCGCCGGCAAGGGCGTCAACGCCATCCGGGATCGCGGGTTGCGACCCTACGAAGTCCACAGTGGACGGCTGCCGAGCGGCGACGGCGAGGTCGCGATCGACCGCGACACCGCCACCCGGTACCGCTTCCGGGTCGGTGGTCCGATCACCGTCGTGGACCCACACCAGCACCGGCATCGGTTGGTACTGACCGGGATCGTCGAGATGGACACCGGCACCGGGAGCAGCGACGGGTCGACCGTGGTGCTCACCGACCGGGCCCTCGACCGGTACTCCGGCCACACCGGGTACCGGCAGATCGTCGCGCACGCCGCACCCGGAGTGTCCGAGCAGCAGCTCACGGCCCGGGTGAACGCGGCGATCCGACTGCCGCACACCGAGGTGATCTCGGGCAGCACGCTGCGCACCGAACTGGCCAACGACGCCATCTCGTCGGTGGCCGTGTTCAGCACCGCGCTGCTGGTGTTCGCGCTGGTGGCGCTCGTCGTCGCCGCCTTCGTCATCCACAACACGTTCACCATCCTGCTCGCCCAGCGGCGTCGCGAACTCGCCCTGCTGCGCTGCGTCGGCGCGTCCCGCCGCCAGGTCTTCGGCTCGGTACTGGGTGAGTCCGCGCTGGTCGGCCTCGCCAGCTCGGCGCTCGGCGTGCTGTTCGGCTTCGCCCTCGCGTACGCGATGGCCGCCGCGCTGAGCGCGCTCGGCCTGGCGCTGCCGGCCACCGGATCGCTCGTGGTGGCACCCCGCACGGTGCTGGTCGGGATCGGCACGGGACTGCTGGTGACCCTCGCCGCGGCGCTGCTGCCGGCCATCTCCGCCACGCGCATCGCGCCGATCGCCGCCCTGCGGGCACCGGCCGAGAACCCCAGCCGCAACCGCACCGTGGTACGCATCGTCGCCGCGGCGCTGCTCGCCGCGGTCGGGGGCGCGCTCACCGTGCTCGGCGTGACCGCCACACCGGCCGGTACCGACGAGAACACCACCGGCATGCTGCTGGTCGTCGGCGGCGGGCTCATCGTGTTCCTCGGGCTGATCGTGCTGGCGCCGCTCTACCTCGCCCCGGTCATCGCGGTCGTCGGGTACCTGCCCGGCCGGCTGCTCGGCCCGGCGACCCGGCTGGCCGGCCGCAACGCCCGGCGCAACCCCGGCCGGGTGGCCGCGACCAGCACCCCGCTGATGATCGGCGTCGCGCTGATGACGATCTTCAGCGTCGCGCTCGCCACCGTTCGCGCCTCGGCCGACGCCGAGATGAGCCGCAGCTTTCCGGCCGACTACCTGCTCAGCGGCGTGCAGGCCGAACCGGGCAGCGGCGTACCGGCCGCCGCCGTCGCCGCGCTGCGCGGCCGCCCGGAACTCGCCGGGATCACCGCGCTGCACAGCACCCGCAGCACGGTCGCCGGCAGCCGCACCACCGTTGCCGCCCTCGAACCGGGCGCCGACCTGCGCCCCGAGACGACCGCCGGGTCGCTGGCCAGACTGCACGCCGGCACGGTCGCGCTGCACCAGGCCGCCGCCCGGAGGCTCGGCCGGCACGTCGGCGACACCGTGACCGTCGGCGCCCACCGGTACCGGATCGTCGCGCTCTACACCGGCAGCATGATCGGCAGCGCGTTGCTGTCGTGGCCGGACTTCCGCACCGCGTACGGCACGCACCCGGCGCAGGCCGTGTATGTCCGGGCCCGCTCCGGCGTCTCGGCGGCCGACTCCCGGGCCGCCGTCGACGCCGCACTCCGGCGGTACCCGCTCGTGGACGTCTCGTCGATGGCCGAAACCCGGCAACGGCTCAGCTCGTCGATCGACCAGCTGCTCGGCGTGTTCGCCGCGCTGCTCGGCATCTCCGTACTGATCGCCCTGTTCGGCATCGCCAACACGCTGTCGCTGTCGGTGTTCGAACGGTCCCGGGAGTCGGCGCTGCTGCGCGCCCTCGGCCTCACCCGTGGCCAGCTGCGCGGGATGCTGCTCGCCGAGGCGATACTGATCGCGGTGGTCGGCGCCCTGGTCGGCATCGCCTTCGGCATCGGGTACGGCATCGCCGCCGCCCGCGCCGCGATGACCGGGTTCGCCGGCGGCGTGCAGATCCCCGTCGGGCAGGTACTCCTGTACCTGGCACTCGCCGCGCTGGCCGGGCTCGTCGCCGCGGTCCTCCCCGCGCGGCGCGCCGCCCGTACGTCGCTGACCGCGGC